The following are encoded together in the Clostridiales bacterium genome:
- a CDS encoding aminopeptidase → MEAFVMELLYDRKNAWEKHDKSHVSQANKFCDEYIKFLNGAKTEREFTKRVVEVARERGFVSYEDVLKNDTPLVKGVKVYRVIKNKAVILCAIGEESLTEGINIIGSHIDAPRLDLKQNPLYEDTELGMLDTHYYGGIKKYQWTTIPLSLHGVVVKKDGTSVDICIGENDKDPVFTITDLLPHLAQDQMQKKMSEGVTGEDLNVLCGSIPCIGKDAPKKDKVKTNIMKLINKKYGFKEEDFISAEIEVVPSFKARSVGFDESLVGSYGQDDRSCAYAALSAILDVLNPKKTCVCLLTDKEEIGSVGNTGAYATFFETFVEFLLKYVESSEKSLDVRRCLENSRMLSADVNPGVDPNYTGVQENKNASYLGKGVVIQKYTGSRGKVGGSDANAEYLGYIRKIFDDNNIIWQSAELGKVDQGGGGTIAYMLAKYGIEVLDCGVAILSMHSPFEITSKIDMYEMYRASKVFFEN, encoded by the coding sequence ATGGAGGCGTTTGTTATGGAATTGTTATATGATAGAAAGAATGCATGGGAAAAGCATGATAAATCTCATGTAAGTCAGGCGAATAAGTTTTGTGATGAGTATATCAAATTTTTAAATGGAGCGAAAACAGAAAGAGAATTTACCAAGAGAGTTGTTGAAGTAGCCAGAGAAAGAGGTTTTGTTTCGTATGAAGATGTCTTAAAGAATGATACTCCATTAGTAAAAGGTGTGAAGGTTTATCGTGTGATAAAAAATAAAGCTGTAATACTTTGTGCAATTGGGGAAGAGAGCCTTACAGAAGGGATAAATATTATAGGATCACACATAGATGCCCCTAGACTTGACCTAAAGCAGAATCCATTGTATGAAGATACAGAACTTGGTATGCTTGATACACATTATTATGGAGGGATCAAAAAATATCAGTGGACAACAATACCATTATCGTTGCACGGAGTTGTTGTAAAGAAAGATGGAACAAGTGTAGATATTTGTATAGGAGAAAATGATAAAGATCCTGTGTTTACAATAACAGATTTGTTGCCACATTTAGCTCAAGATCAAATGCAAAAGAAAATGTCGGAGGGTGTTACAGGAGAAGATCTTAATGTGTTGTGTGGTTCGATACCTTGTATAGGTAAAGATGCGCCTAAAAAGGATAAAGTAAAAACCAATATAATGAAATTGATAAACAAGAAATACGGATTTAAAGAAGAAGACTTTATAAGCGCAGAGATAGAGGTTGTGCCAAGCTTTAAGGCAAGAAGCGTAGGTTTTGATGAAAGTTTAGTGGGATCATATGGACAAGATGATAGGTCGTGTGCGTATGCAGCGCTTAGTGCTATATTAGATGTGTTGAACCCTAAAAAAACTTGTGTGTGTCTTTTGACGGATAAAGAGGAAATAGGAAGCGTTGGTAATACAGGTGCGTATGCAACGTTTTTCGAGACATTTGTTGAATTTTTATTAAAATACGTAGAATCAAGTGAGAAAAGTCTTGATGTGAGACGTTGCCTAGAAAATTCAAGAATGTTGTCTGCTGATGTTAATCCTGGAGTTGATCCTAATTACACAGGAGTACAAGAGAATAAAAATGCATCTTATTTGGGTAAAGGAGTAGTTATTCAAAAATATACAGGTTCTAGAGGAAAGGTTGGAGGGAGTGATGCAAATGCCGAATATCTAGGGTATATAAGAAAGATATTTGACGATAATAATATAATATGGCAATCGGCAGAGTTGGGTAAGGTTGATCAAGGAGGCGGAGGTACAATAGCATACATGTTAGCAAAATACGGTATTGAGGTATTAGATTGTGGAGTTGCTATATTATCTATGCATTCGCCATTTGAGATTACCAGTAAGATTGACATGTATGAGATGTATAGAGCATCCAAGGTGTTTTTTGAAAATTAG
- a CDS encoding endonuclease MutS2 → MNDKTMKVLEFDKVRNILESFAASILGREHIHKLKPSTDFGVVSSRLKETTDGVSFILKFGQPLLGGIKDIRGSIKRLSMNGILNCKELLDTADTLRTSRMLKAYLNKDALEGNVLNEIIERLFVNKKLEDEIFSAIADEQELNDHASHELYSIRRQISSMQVFIKNKLNELVKSARFTKYMQDAIVTMRDGRYVIPVKQEYRNEVSGLVHDASASGATIFVEPMVVVESNNKIKELRIKEKIEIDRILRELTDKTKEIKDELSQNVDNLGVIDFIFAKASFSLKYKCGCPTLSEKKEIYIQKGRHILLDQSTVVPIDFWLGKDFNILVITGPNTGGKTVTLKTVGLFALMTQSGLHIPAGQDTVMTVFDNIYADIGDEQSIEQSLSTFSSHIKNIINILDDVDCNSLVLLDEIGAGTDPTEGAALAMSILNYIRQRRVSAVATTHYSELKVYASTTEGVENASCEFDVNTLRPTYKLLIGVPGRSNAFAISKKLGLSDKIIQDANSLLTKEQVQFENMLQQIEYNIQQTESEKNKTESIRKEIESVQGELKRQKSKLVDQKSRIIKEAREEAKKILEDAREEVASIINEMKKAQLLGDEKERNKIFEENRLRIKNRLDDIDKGLEENLIKTVEPHDGGGNLKIKDLKVGDSVYIANLDKNGTVLKIDENKNEALVLVGIMKLCLNVKNLRKLANKSSSVKSMTTRKTRNITTSIDVRGNNLEEAIYLVDKYLDDVSLSNLVNVTIIHGKGGGVLRDGIQSFLKRNPHVASYRDGSYGEGEFGVTVVEIKR, encoded by the coding sequence TTTATATTGAAGTTTGGACAACCGTTACTTGGTGGAATAAAAGATATACGTGGTTCGATAAAAAGACTTAGTATGAATGGTATATTAAATTGTAAAGAGTTGTTGGATACTGCTGATACATTGAGGACTTCGCGGATGTTGAAAGCGTACTTAAACAAAGATGCATTAGAGGGAAATGTTTTAAATGAGATTATAGAAAGATTGTTTGTTAATAAGAAGTTAGAAGATGAGATATTTTCTGCGATTGCAGATGAACAGGAGCTTAATGATCATGCAAGTCATGAACTGTATTCCATAAGAAGACAGATATCGTCAATGCAAGTTTTTATAAAGAATAAATTAAATGAGTTAGTTAAAAGTGCTAGGTTTACTAAGTATATGCAAGATGCTATAGTTACCATGAGAGACGGAAGATATGTTATTCCTGTTAAGCAAGAATACAGGAATGAAGTATCGGGGCTTGTACATGACGCGTCAGCATCAGGAGCGACAATTTTTGTTGAACCAATGGTTGTAGTTGAATCTAATAACAAAATAAAAGAGTTAAGGATAAAAGAGAAAATTGAGATAGATAGGATATTACGAGAGTTAACTGATAAGACAAAAGAAATTAAAGATGAGCTTTCGCAAAACGTAGATAATTTGGGAGTGATAGACTTTATATTTGCAAAGGCAAGCTTTAGCTTAAAATACAAGTGTGGATGTCCAACTCTTAGCGAAAAGAAGGAAATATATATACAAAAAGGACGACACATATTGTTGGATCAATCAACTGTTGTTCCAATTGATTTTTGGTTGGGTAAGGATTTTAATATACTTGTGATAACAGGACCTAATACAGGAGGCAAGACTGTTACATTGAAAACAGTAGGGTTGTTTGCATTGATGACACAATCAGGATTACATATACCAGCTGGGCAAGATACGGTTATGACAGTGTTTGATAATATATATGCTGATATAGGGGATGAACAAAGTATAGAGCAAAGTCTTAGCACATTTTCATCTCATATAAAAAATATAATAAATATATTAGATGATGTAGATTGCAATTCTTTGGTGTTGCTTGATGAGATTGGAGCGGGGACAGATCCAACTGAAGGTGCAGCTTTGGCTATGTCCATATTAAATTATATTCGGCAAAGAAGGGTAAGTGCTGTTGCTACAACGCATTATAGTGAACTTAAAGTATATGCAAGCACAACAGAGGGTGTGGAGAATGCAAGTTGTGAATTCGATGTAAATACGTTAAGACCTACATATAAGTTGTTGATTGGAGTGCCTGGTAGAAGTAACGCATTTGCTATTTCTAAAAAACTTGGGTTATCTGATAAGATAATACAAGATGCAAACAGTTTACTTACGAAAGAACAAGTTCAATTTGAGAATATGTTACAACAGATAGAATATAATATACAACAGACGGAAAGTGAAAAGAACAAAACTGAGTCTATTAGAAAAGAAATAGAAAGTGTGCAAGGGGAGCTTAAACGACAAAAATCTAAGCTTGTTGATCAAAAATCACGCATAATAAAAGAAGCGAGAGAGGAAGCTAAGAAAATTTTAGAAGATGCAAGAGAAGAAGTAGCCAGTATAATAAATGAAATGAAAAAAGCACAATTACTAGGGGATGAGAAAGAGAGAAACAAGATATTTGAAGAGAACAGATTAAGAATTAAAAATAGATTGGATGATATTGATAAAGGGTTGGAAGAAAATCTTATAAAGACAGTTGAGCCACACGATGGAGGAGGAAATCTGAAAATAAAGGATTTAAAAGTTGGAGACAGCGTTTATATAGCAAATTTAGATAAAAATGGTACAGTATTAAAAATAGATGAAAACAAAAATGAAGCGTTGGTGCTAGTTGGAATAATGAAGCTTTGTTTGAATGTAAAGAATTTAAGAAAATTAGCTAATAAGTCTTCTAGTGTGAAAAGTATGACCACTAGAAAGACAAGGAATATAACTACATCTATTGATGTTAGGGGCAATAACCTTGAAGAGGCCATATACCTAGTTGATAAGTATTTAGATGATGTTAGTTTATCGAATCTTGTCAATGTAACCATAATACATGGAAAAGGCGGTGGAGTGCTCCGAGACGGTATACAGAGTTTTTTAAAGAGAAATCCACATGTGGCATCTTACAGAGATGGAAGTTATGGAGAGGGTGAATTTGGGGTTACTGTCGTAGAAATAAAAAGATAA